The proteins below come from a single Denticeps clupeoides chromosome 15, fDenClu1.1, whole genome shotgun sequence genomic window:
- the krr1 gene encoding KRR1 small subunit processome component homolog, with amino-acid sequence MAASASESVSESRSEKKAQKAKHKAADESELLTVPEGWKEPGFTREDNPRGLLEESSFATLFPKYREAYLKECWPLVQKALSDLFIKATLDLIEGSVTVATTKKTFDPYAILRARDLIKLLARSVPFEQAVRVLEDNMACDIIKIGTLVQNRERFVKRRQRLIGPKGSTLKALELLTNCYVMVQGNTVSALGPYSGLKEVRKVVLDTMKNIHPIYNIKTLMIKRELANDPDLRTQSWERFLPNFKHKRLAKRKKPKNKKVKKEYTPFPPPQPESKLDRELATGEFFLRESEKRRKKMNEIKVKQAEVLSRRQEERKKAFIPPKEKPARKVQKGPAEAKIDIEAIKDKVKKAKTKKLGAPPPVPPPPAVPVKGKKKKSKS; translated from the exons ATGGCGGCGTCCGCGTCGGAAAGCGTGAGTGAATCGCGTTCGGAAAAAAAGGCCCAAAAGGCAAAACATAAAG CGGCGGACGAGTCTGAGCTTCTCACCGTGCCGGAGGGATGGAAGGAGCCCGGCTTTACCAGAGAGGACAACCCCAGGGGGCTGCTGGAGGAGAGCAGCTTCGCAACACTCTTCCCCAAGTACAGAGAAGCCTACCTGAAGGAGTGCTGGCCTCTCGTCCAGAAGGCCCTCTCAGATTTA tttaTAAAGGCTACCCTGGATTTGATCGAGGGAAGCGTAACTGTTGCCACCACCAAGAAGACATTTGACCCTTATGCTATTTTGAGGGCGAGAGACCTAATAAAGCTGCTGGCCCGCAGTGTACCATTTGAACAG gcgGTGCGCGTACTTGAAGACAACATGGCATGCGACATCATAAAAATCGGGACTCTTGTCCAAAACAGAGAGCGTTTTGTGAAAAGAAGACAGAGGTTGATTGGTCCCAAAGGATCTACACTAAAG GCGTTAGAGCTGCTAACGAACTGCTATGTTATGGTCCAAGGAAACACGGTATCAGCGCTGGGACCCTACAGTGGCCTCAAAGAG GTGCGGAAGGTAGTTCTGGACACAATGAAGAACATTCACCCCATATACAACATCAAG ACGTTAATGATAAAACGGGAGCTCGCCAATGACCCTGATCTTCGCACTCAAAGCTGGGAACGCTTTCTGCCAAATTTCAAACACAAGCGCCTAGCCAAACGAAAGAAGCCCAAAAACAAGAAAGTCAAAAAGGAATACACTCCTTTCCCTCCACCACAACCCGAGAGCAAG CTCGACCGTGAGCTGGCCACAGGAGAGTTCTTCCTTCGTGAGAgtgaaaagagaagaaagaaaatgaacgAAATAAAG GTTAAACAAGCTGAAGTACTCAGTAGGAGACAGGAGGAGCGGAAGAAGGCTTTCATCCCACCCAAAGAGAAGCCTGCCAGGAAGGTTCAAAAAG GCCCTGCAGAAGCCAAAATCGATATTGAGGCCATCAAAGACAAAGTTAAGAAAGCAAAGACCAAGAAGCTTGGTGCTCCTCCTCCAGTCCCTCCCCCCCCAGCTGTTCCTGTTaaggggaagaagaaaaaaagcaagagTTGA
- the LOC114765207 gene encoding uromodulin-like 1 codes for MLPEDFKDPKAAVRLTLEKIVKTKLEDLLRLFLHPLKVDILELADFGQNGTKISFQTLDASVANAMDPFPSAELLDFLQILQPANITIKDNYLFWDDHDECAIPELNRCPKNSLCINTLDSYICVCKAGYYDVSPFFTHSMTCYEKGTFSHCLNKFIVGGVAKNFLVEYFGGNVTVVLNNGRCPVAESKTLYYFNVSSYPSHCGTRKRVNWTHIELSNNLTVTTTQKQIITRQDLRIVLKCIFPRIYLRKALTPVDQDWISSHTVVEYNASQILEVSMSLYGDDSFMYNYTSPPALTPDDILFFEVALQSQNSFTSGLILDVVSCWATESPDPQDATKGIFLRDGCPIDMTFQWLLGNGVGPKSRFALQMFHMPLALPFYVHCLTRICSPDEDCTTECPAKLYSKVRRDLRNTPSAVVSAGPLFIGASTDAVKIQRQEHVVLGGIFGLLVFTISVKIFVDK; via the exons ATGCTGCCTGAAGACTTTAAAGATCCTAAGGCGGCAGTACGTCTCACACTTGAGAAAATCGTCAAAACTAAA CTGGAAGACCTTCTGCGCTTGtttcttcacccattaaaagTTGACATTTTAGAGCTTGCGGATTTTGGTCAAAACGGGACAAAAATCAGCTTCCAGACATTAGACGCCTCTGTTGCGAACGCCATGGATCCTTTTCCATCTGCTGAGCTGCTGGACTTCCTTCAGATACTGCAACCTGCCAATATCACAATAAAAGACAACTACCTGTTTTGGGATG ACCATGATGAGTGTGCCATTCCTGAGCTGAACAGATGCCCCAAAAATTCCCTTTGCATCAACACTTTGGACTCCTACATCTGTGTTTGCAAGGCTGGTTACTATGATGTCAGCCCATTCTTCACCCATAGCATGACTTGTTACG AGAAGGGCACTTTCAGCCATTGTCTGAACAAGTTCATAGTCGGTGGCGTGGCAAAGAACTTCCTGGTTGAATACTTTGGGGGCAATGTGACAGTGGTCTTGAATAATGGTCGCTGTCCAGTAGCAGAGAGCAAGACACTGTACTACTTTAATGTGTCCAGCTACCCATCCCACTGTGGGACCAGGAAACGT GTGAACTGGACTCACATTGAGCTCAGCAACAACCTAACCGTGACCACAACCCAAAAGCAGATAATCACACGGCAGGACCTCAGGATAGTGCTGAAGTGCATCTTTCCCAGGATCTACCTGCGGAAGGCCCTCACACCCGTGGACCAGGACTG GATAAGCTCTCACACTGTGGTGGAATACAACGCTTCTCAGATATTGGAGGTGTCCATGAGTCTGTACGGTGACGACTCGTTCATGTACAACTACACTAGTCCCCCTGCTCTGACTCCCGATGACATTCTGTTCTTCGAGGTGGCACTGCAGTCACAGAACAGCTTTACTTCAGGTTTGATACTGGATGTGGTGTCCTGCTGGGCCACAGAGAGTCCAGATCCACAGGACGCCACCAAAGGCATCTTCCTAAGAGATGG GTGTCCTATCGACATGACGTTCCAGTGGCTCTTGGGAAACGGAGTAGGGCCAAAGAGCAGGTTTGCTCTCCAGATGTTCCACATGCCATTGGCGCTGCCTTTCTACGTGCACTGTCTGACCAGGATCTGTAGTCCAGATGAAGACTGCACCACG GAATGCCCAGCCAAGCTCTACTCAAAGGTGCGAAGAGACCTGCGTAACACGCCATCCGCCGTTGTGTCTGCTGGGCCGTTATTCATCGGTGCATCAACTGATGCTGTAAAGATTCAGC GACAGGAGCATGTCGTTTTGGGTGGAATTTTTGGGCTCTTGGTGTTCACAATATCAGTT AAAATATTTGTGGACAAGTGA
- the LOC114765040 gene encoding uncharacterized protein LOC114765040, with protein MLAMNALFFRGLLAFTCTLFMFVHQSLSLGSCVPYSFSICWLKKNSASPDSSQLSIRLNGTEVASVGKPGKYASVTFLRSGAHSLTLQRGDAERTWLFSVAARSNVIELKGEEPPSNSSLDISHAFSDQGFSCGSNAVFLYQDEDFMLLVGKTLPLRLKMESVSSSMLLMSWRTEGIPAPTGSLHNVSLFHQEMGDYVIERTDVTASQQYRFSGLEGCSPYLVCVEIAGWHSVICLSTLTDPEIPRNFHVTSWSSSSSLTVAWDCPWNNKFSFFLLTVLFLNGTNHVVDEKFHRKEQEPFTFTLENVPPCSRVQFAIRTVCGLGAEARRSKTVMIDGNSAHSEIENLHQFHGGPDNYTLIWSIKNTSSIAFFRVYHEGRMHGSTFSTTHTVGNLEPCHRHMARVEAVCSESVVMSVKTLQTYTGPQGVVNLRYRPEASTALWSRRSGPGTVFSYKLSYRNGSLVHKGRLQQPVLPLIDLVQGLSYILQVWEACLGLWSQSPAVLHFSKENGSLDLSTPDYASLGLDLFLSHNFLKI; from the exons ATGTTAGCGATGAACGCACTTTTCTTTAGGGGCCTGTTAGCTTTTACGTGCACTTTATTCATGTTTGTACACCAGTCACTGTCGTTGG gGAGCTGCGTGCCTTACAGCTTCTCCATCTGTTGGTTGAAGAAGAACAGCGCGTCGCCTGACAG CTCGCAGCTCAGCATCCGGCTAAACGGCACGGAGGTGGCGTCCGTGGGGAAGCCGGGGAAATACGCGTCGGTGACGTTTCTGAGGTCCGGAGCCCACTCACTGACCCTGCAGCGCGGCGACGCCGAACGGACGTGGCTCTTTTCCGTCGCCGCAC GTTCTAACGTTATAGAGCTCAAAGGAGAGGAGCCTCCTAGTAATTCCTCTCTG GACATCAGCCATGCCTTTTCTGACCAAGGTTTTTCTTGTGGAAGTAATGCTGTGTTCCTCTACCAGGATGAGGACTTCATGCTATTAGTGG GGAAGACCCTGCCTTTACGCCTGAAGATGGAGTCAGTCAGCAGTTCCATGCTGCTGATGTCCTGGAGAACAGAGGGAATTCCAGCACCTACAGGCTCCCTCCACAATGTCTCCCTATTCCACCAAGAGATGGGGGATTATGTGATTGAGAGAACCGATGTCACCGCCTCTCAGCAGTACCGTTTCAGCGGTCTGGAGGGATGCAGTCCTTATCTGGTCTGTGTGGAGATAGCGGGTTGGCATTCTGTCATTTGCCTCTCCACACTCACAG AtcctgaaataccaagaaactTCCATGTGACCTcttggagcagcagcagcagtttgaCAGTGGCTTGGGATTGTCCTTGGAACAATAAGttctccttcttcctcctcactgtGCTCTTCCTCAATGGCACAAACCACGTGGTGGACGAGAAATTCCACAGGAAGGAGCAGGAGCCTTTCACCTTCACCCTGGAAAACGTGCCCCCCTGCAGCAGAGTGCAGTTCGCCATACGCACTGTTTGTGGTTTGGGGGCGGAAGCTCGCAGGAGCAAGACTGTTATGATTGATGGTAACTCTG CTCACTCTGAAATTGAAAACCTGCATCAGTTCCATGGTGGACCAGACAACTACACCTTGATTTGGAGCATCAAGAACACCTCGTCCATTGCTTTTTTCAGGGTGTACCATGAAGGGAGAATGCATGGCTCTACATtcagcaccacacacactgtGGGAAACCTGGAGCCCTGCCATCGACACATGGCCAGGGTGGAGGCTGTGTGTAGTGAGAGCGTAGTCATGAGTGTGAAGACCCTGCAGACATACACTG GTCCCCAAGGTGTGGTAAACCTGCGCTACAGACCTGAAGCCTCCACGGCTCTCTGGAGCAGACGGTCTGGACCAGGCACAGTATTCAGTTACAAGCTCTCCTACCGAAACGGCTCTCTGGTCCACAAAGGGCGGCTGCAGCAGCCAGTGTTGCCTCTGATCGACTTGGTTCAGGGCCTGTCCTACATCCTGCAAGTATGGGAGGCATGCCTGGGGTTGTGGAGCCAGAGTCCAGCTGTGCTACACTTCAGCAAAGAGAATGGGTCTCTTGACCTCTCGACTCCTGATTATG cTTCTCTGGGCTTAGACCTGTTCCTCTCCCATAACTTTCTGAAGATTTAG
- the LOC114764876 gene encoding crystal protein, which yields MNLCSGFLSLCIVGFVFTASLKDAETEFNLSGLLRSISSGILVRNEPVIYERGFQLDRSLLNNEKSNKVGTDDGETFNSLNPGPRVFTKDGIIRGTTVEKAHIFYGIPYADPPVAAYRWKPPRPVVPWKGEYNATYPRAACMQGCIGPITDECPDKVSEDCLYLNIWVPLDVDFTSPLRAPLPVMVWMHGGDFIAGSPSKPLYDGRFISNFTHTVIVNVAYRLGAFGFLVSGKEPKTSATGNYGILDQQAALLWVQQNIAVFGGDPRKVTIFGESAGAQSVSLHLMIQSSKSLFKQAVFQSLPFSIPLKTRHDALKLGKDFAKMANCSVKDIVCLLSLSPQAVLAAQLKSSSKVVNPFRFLEVFETWGPYIDGELIKEQSVTAFLKGNWQKEKPVLLGTTSEEGVIFVYGVFTKPVSAVESTVYTTAIFKQHALKILRKYFPHYRSSDRRDMLSQIVTDYIFLCPSRKAARVGAQLGSSVWMYVFDHVASDHRVWSGLTFCYHHACHGAELPFLFNSASISNFTLSTPEQLLSNRMLCYWGAFAHGGNPSSHFQQTRFCQQQRAPAWPQYSGSSGWLMMNLTVHSHSQAGSRNDICDFWDKLGIY from the exons ATGAATCTCTGCAGCGGGTTTCTGTCCctttgcattgtgggatttgtaTTCACCGCCAGCCTCAAAGATGCCGAGACTGAGTTCAACCTCTCTGGGCTGCTACGAAGCATCTCCTCAGGAATTCTGGTCAGAAACGAACCTGTCATATATGAAAGGGGGTTCCAGCTTGACAGGTCTTTGCTCAACAATGAGAAAAGTAACAAAGTCGGTACAGATGATGGGGAGACATTCAATTCACTTAACCCAGGACCCAGAGTCTTCACCAAAGACGGCATCATTCGTGGCACAACGGTGGAAAAGGCTCATATATTTTATGGGATTCCTTATGCGGATCCACCAGTGGCAGCATATCGGTGGAAGCCACCCAGACCTGTCGTGCCATGGAAAGGCGAATACAATGCCACGTACCCGCGAGCCGCATGCATGCAAGGCTGCATCGGTCCCATTACTGATGAGTGTCCAGATAAG GTCAGTGAAGACTGTCTCTACCTCAACATCTGGGTGCCGTTGGATGTGGACTTCACCTCGCCACTGCGGGCGCCGCTGCCTGTGATGGTGTGGATGCATGGGGGGGATTTCATCGCGGGCTCGCCCTCCAAGCCTCTCTATGATGGAAGGTTCATCAGCAACTTTACACACACGGTGATAGTGAATGTGGCCTATCGCCTAG GGGCATTTGGTTTCCTTGTGTCAGGTAAAGAACCCAAGACCTCAGCAACAGGGAATTACGGAATTTTGGACCAGCAGGCAGCTCTTCTCTGGGTCCAACAGAATATTGCTGTCTTTGGAGGCGACCCCAGAAAG GTAACAATATTTGGGGAGAGTGCGGGGGCGCAGTCCGTGAGCCTGCACCTGATGATCCAGAGCAGTAAGTCCCTGTTCAAACAGGCTGTGTTCCAGAGCCTCCCCTTCTCCATCCCACTGAAAACCAG ACACGACGCGCTGAAGTTGGGGAAGGATTTCGCTAAGATGGCCAACTGCTCTGTAAAGGACATTGTCTGTCTTCTGTCCCTCAGCCCCCAGGCTGTCCTTGCCGCGCAGCTGAAATCCA GCTCAAAGGTTGTTAATCCATTCCGCTTCCTGGAGGTCTTTGAGACTTGGGGACCCTACATCGATGGAGAACTGATCAAGGAGCAGTCTGTGACTGCTTTCCTCAAAGGAAACTGGCAGAAGGAGAAACCAGTTCTACTGG GGACCACATCGGAGGAGGGGGTGATCTTTGTGTATGGCGTCTTTACCAAACCTGTCTCTGCCGTGGAGAGCACAGTGTACACCACTGCCATCTTCAAACAGCACGCTCTCAAGATCCTGCGCAAGTACTTCCCCCATTACAGGAGCTCCGACCGCAGAGACATGCTCTCGCAG ATTGTGACAGACTACATCTTTCTCTGCCCGTCGCGCAAGGCGGCTCGAGTCGGGGCCCAGCTCGGCAGCTCAGTGTGGATGTATGTTTTCGACCACGTGGCGAGTGACCACCGCGTTTGGTCTGGCCTGACCTTCTGTTACCACCACGCCTGCCACGGCGCTGAGCTCCCCTTCCTTTTCAACTCGGCATCCATCAGCAACTTCACTTTGTCTACACCCGAGCAGCTACTCTCCAATCGCATGCTGTGCTACTGGGGGGCTTTCGCTCATGGTGGTAACCCCAGTTCCCATTTCCAGCAGACAAGGTTCTGCCAGCAGCAGCGTGCCCCGGCCTGGCCGCAGTACAGTGGGTCCAGCGGCTGGCTGATGATGAACCTAACGgtgcactcacactcacagg